Proteins encoded in a region of the Panicum hallii strain FIL2 chromosome 3, PHallii_v3.1, whole genome shotgun sequence genome:
- the LOC112887486 gene encoding beta-glucosidase 38-like — protein sequence MATLAPLLLHGLLALSLALVAYGIPGDHGNLTRQSFPPGFVFGTASSAYQVEGNTLKYGRGPCIWDTFLKYPGTTPDNATANVTVDEYNRYMDDVDNMVRVGFDAYRFSISWSRIFPSGIGRINKDGVDYYHRLINYLLANHITPYVVLYHYDLPQVLQDQYNGWLSPRIVDDFTRFADFCFKTYGDRVKNWFTINEPRMMASHGYGDGYFPPARCTGCHFGGNSATEPYIAGHHLLLAHASAVKLYREKYQVPQGGKIGILLDFVWYEPLTSSIDDEYAAHRARMFTLGWFLHPITYGHYPESMEKIVMGRLPNFTFEQSAMVKGSADYIAINHYTTYYASNFVNETHTSYANDWHVKLSYERNGVPIGKKGFSDWLYVVPWGLYKALLWTKEKFNNPIMLIGENGIDQSGSDSLPYALYDNFRIDYFEKYLHELQCAIHDGAKVIGYFAWSLLDNFEWRQGFTSKFGIVYVDRTTFMRYPKDSARWFRKIIKNEE from the exons ATGGCGACCCTTGCGCCATTGCTCCTCCATGGGCTCCTCGCCCTCTCCCTGGCGCTCGTCGCGTACGGCATCCCCGGCGACCACGGCAACCTCACCAGGCAGAGCTTCCCGCCCGGGTTCGTCTTCGGGACGGCGTCGTCGGCGTACCAGGTCGAGGGGAACACGCTCAAGTACGGCAGGGGCCCCTGCATCTGGGACACCTTCCTCAAGTATCCAG GTACTACTCCTGATAACGCCACTGCCAATGTGACAGTCGACGAGTACAATCGCTACATG GACGATGTGGACAACATGGTGCGGGTTGGCTTCGACGCGTACCGCTTCTCCATCTCCTGGTCGCGCATTTTCCCCA GTGGAATTGGGAGGATCAACAAGGATGGTGTGGATTATTACCACAGGCTCATCAACTACTTGCTCGCGAACC ATATTACTCCCTATGTTGTGCTCTACCACTACGACCTTCCTCAGGTGCTGCAAGACCAGTACAACGGCTGGCTGAGCCCCAGAATTGT GGACGATTTCACGAGGTTCGCAGATTTTTGCTTTAAGACATACGGTGATCGCGTGAAGAACTGGTTCACCATCAACGAGCCCAGGATGATGGCCTCCCACGGGTACGGCGACGGCTACTTCCCCCCTGCCAGGTGCACCGGCTGCCACTTCGGTGGGAACTCCGCCACCGAGCCGTACatcgccggccaccacctcctcctggCGCACGCCTCTGCTGTCAAGCTGTACCGGGAGAAGTACCAG GTCCCGCAGGGTGGAAAGATCGGCATCCTGCTCGACTTCGTCTGGTATGAGCCACTCACATCCTCCATCGACGACGAATACGCGGCGCACCGAGCAAGGATGTTCACCCTTGGCTG GTTCCTGCACCCGATCACCTACGGCCATTACCCGGAGTCGATGGAGAAGATCGTGATGGGGAGGCTGCCCAACTTCACCTTCGAGCAGTCCGCAATGGTGAAAGGCTCGGCGGATTACATCGCCATCAACCACTACACCACATACTACGCCAGCAACTTCGTCAACGAGACGCATACCAGCTACGCCAACGATTGGCACGTCAAACTTTCAT ATGAGCGGAACGGTGTGCCTATTGGGAAAAAG GGATTCTCGGACTGGCTCTACGTGGTACCATGGGGGCTCTACAAAGCCCTCCTTTGgacaaaggagaagttcaacaACCCTATCATGCTCATCGGCGAAAACG GAATCGATCAATCTGGAAGTGATTCTTTGCCGTATGCGCTGTACGACAACTTCAGGATAGACTACTTCGAGAAGTACCTTCATGAGCTCCAGTGCGCGATACACGATGGCGCAAAAGTCATCGGGTACTTCGCTTGGTCACTGCTGGACAACTTTGAGTGGCGGCAAGGGTTCACCTCCAAGTTTGGAATCGTGTACGTGGACCGAACCACGTTCATGCGGTACCCCAAGGACTCTGCGCGCTGGTTCCGGAAGATCATAAAGAACGAAGAGTGA
- the LOC112888116 gene encoding chloroplast stem-loop binding protein of 41 kDa b, chloroplastic, with amino-acid sequence MAASASLKSSLLLPSPISDFSGAAVSVSAQKRRRSWQPRGARVQVSAAADSKNILVMGGTRFIGVFLSRLLVKEGHQVTLFTRGKAPITQQLPGESDAEYEGFSSKIQHLKGDRMDFEFVKTSLAAKGYDVVYDINGREAVEVEPIIDALPNLEQYIYCSSAGVYLKSDLLPHCEADAVDPKSRHKGKLETESLLTARGVNWTSIRPVYIYGPLNYNPVEEWFFHRLKAGRPIPIPGAGNQITQLGHVKDLATAFNLVLGNPKASQQIFNISGAKYVTFDGLARACAKAGGFPEPELVHYNPKDFDFGKKKAFPFRDQHFFASIEKATRELGWTPEFDLVEGLTDSYNLDFGRGTFRKAADFTTDDMILGKKLATV; translated from the exons ATGGCGGCCTCGGCGTCCCTGAAGAGCAGCCTCCTCCTACCGTCTCCTATCTCCGACTTCAGCGGCGCAGCCGTCTCCGTCTCAGCGCAG AAGAGGAGGAGGTCATGGCAGCCGAGGGGGGCGAGGGTGCAGGTCTCGGCGGCTGCGGACTCCAAGAACATTCTTGTCATGGGTGGAACCAGGTTCATTGGTGTTTTCCTGTCCAGACTCCTTGTCAAGGAGGGCCATCAG GTTACATTGTTCACTAGGGGAAAGGCGCCCATCACCCAGCAGCTGCCAGGAGAATCCGATGCAGAGTACGAAGGCTTCTCCTCCAAG ATCCAGCACTTGAAAGGTGACAGGATGGACTTCGAATTCGTCAAGACAAGCCTTGCTGCTAAGGGCTACGATGTCGTCTACGACATCAAcg GACGCGAGGCTGTGGAGGTTGAGCCTATAATCGACGCCTTGCCCAACCTGGAACA GTACATCTACTGCTCATCAGCCGGAGTGTACCTGAAATCAGACCTTCTCCCACACTGCGAG GCCGACGCCGTGGACCCCAAGAGCCGGCACAAGGGGAAGCTGGAGACGGAGAGCCTGCTCACCGCCCGCGGCGTGAACTGGACGTCCATCCGGCCGGTGTACATCTACGGCCCGCTCAACTACAACCCCGTCGAGGAGTGGTTCTTCCACCGCCTCAAGGCCGGCCGGCCCATCCCCATCCCCGGTGCCGGCAACCAGATCACCCAGCTCGGCCATGTCAAG GACCTTGCAACGGCATTCAACCTGGTGCTCGGCAACCCGAAGGCGAGCCAGCAGATCTTCAACATCTCCGGGGCCAAGTACGTCACCTTCGACGGCCTCGCACGGGCATGCGCGAAG GCTGGAGGGTTCCCTGAGCCGGAGCTCGTGCACTACAACCCCAAGGACTTCGACTTCGGCAAGAAGAAGGCCTTCCCGTTCAGGGACCAG CACTTCTTCGCGTCGATCGAGAAGGCGACCAGGGAGCTCGGGTGGACGCCGGAGTTCGACCTCGTCGAGGGGCTCACCGACTCGTACAACCTCGACTTCGGCCGCGGCACGTTCAGGAAGGCGGCCGACTTCACCACAGACGACATGATCCTCGGCAAGAAGCTTGCGACCGTCTGA